In Vigna unguiculata cultivar IT97K-499-35 chromosome 3, ASM411807v1, whole genome shotgun sequence, a single genomic region encodes these proteins:
- the LOC114176346 gene encoding abscisic acid receptor PYR1-like — translation MDRTNTSSAEQDPTQTHPTHHHLEPPSGLTPEEFADLIPSILEHHTYSMTTRQCSSLLAQRIHAPPQTVWSVVRCFDNPQAYKHFIKSCHVKEDFQLVVGSTRDVNVISGLPAATSTERLDLLDDERHVIGFTIVGGEHRLRNYHSVTSVHGFERDGKIWTVVLESYVVDVPEGNTEEDTRLFADTVVKLNLQKLASVTEGMSGDGHGNRNGKS, via the coding sequence ATGGACCGAACCAACACCTCCAGCGCAGAGCAGGATCCGACTCAGACGCACCCGACCCACCACCACCTGGAGCCCCCATCCGGGTTGACTCCTGAGGAGTTCGCAGACCTCATACCCTCTATCTTGGAGCACCACACCTACTCCATGACCACGCGCCAATGCTCCTCCCTCCTCGCCCAACGAATCCACGCGCCGCCGCAAACTGTCTGGTCCGTCGTCCGCTGCTTCGACAACCCCCAGGCCTACAAGCACTTCATCAAGAGCTGCCATGTCAAGGAGGATTTCCAGCTCGTCGTCGGCTCCACTCGCGACGTCAACGTCATCTCCGGGTTGCCGGCAGCCACCAGCACCGAGCGCCTCGACCTCCTCGACGACGAACGCCACGTCATCGGTTTCACCATCGTTGGCGGCGAGCACCGCCTCAGGAACTACCACTCCGTGACCTCCGTGCACGGCTTCGAGCGCGATGGCAAGATCTGGACCGTTGTTCTGGAATCTTACGTAGTGGATGTGCCCGAGGGGAACACCGAGGAGGACACGCGTCTCTTCGCTGACACCGTCGTGAAGCTCAACCTGCAGAAGCTCGCGTCTGTCACCGAAGGGATGAGCGGTGACGGTCACGGTAACCGGAACGGTAAGTCATAG